From the Thermoanaerobaculia bacterium genome, the window CTGAAACAGTGAATACCATCTTACCCTACTGTCTCGTGAATGGGGTCCACCTTATTCGTCTGTCGGATCAAGAAATGTAACTACGGGACTTTCAGTATCCGTAAGGTCGTTTACTATGCTGTTGCCGGTAATTGTTACTTCTTTGGCGAAAATTCCTCCTGTATCCAGTTCAGCATCTCCAAAAAGTTTGAAGGTGCCATCAGGAAGATAGATGACTGCTGATGCTGCTGTATCGCCACCCATCACCAATTCATCTGCCGTAGAGTAGAGAATTAGATAATAGGGATTTCCCTCAGGATTCAGTTGAGAAGTTCCGTCAATTTCAATAGGCCCATCCACCATGAGAAATGCTCTGCCGTCTACTGCCAGCGTACTTCCTCCATTGATCTTCACAGAAGTGAATAAATAGTCTCCTTCGGGCAGGACAAGCGTATCATTTCCCCGCACCGTCAGGTTCCCTTCATCATCTAAAGGATCCTTGCCTTTTTCAGTTAGAGGGATTAAATCATTATCATTTGAGGCTGTAAGGTCACTTATAACGGAAGAGAGTGTCACTGGATTGCAATTGCAGGGGGATTCCTGTGAGCCCGTAACTCCGGTTACGACAGCACTGGGATCCACGATCACACTATTCTCAGGTCCCGCATAAACATCGCCAGCGACATAGGAATTATCTTTAATATGGCAGTTTCCGTTGGATTTCAGGTTTGCTGGATGCAAGTTTCTCTTTGTACTTTGCTGATTCACTCTCCCGTGGATCTCAACAATCAGTCCCTGACACCCAAAAGCAGTATTTGCAGTGACATTTTTGCTTACAGGGTAGTCTTTCGCCATAGTGTTGAGGGGAAGCAGGATCGCTATAAAAAGCAGTAGCGGAATGAATTTGCTAATCCCAAACATAGAATGCGAACTCACCTGGAATCTTTTCTGAACTCCCAACTCTCTCAAATCAGAATACAAATGCATAAGTGTCCCCCTAGCCTTAACTCCTGAAACTAAATTTTCAAAGCGTAAAAATGCTTATGCAAAAAATATACCAATACACTGTTTAGGCTTATTGGGAGACTTGTGAAAACTCACAATATTATAGTTACAAGAATAGGTCAACATCATGATATTTTTCTTAAAAGAATTGGTGGTGTTACGATAAGTAACAATCAAAGGCAGTGCTTGTGTTTATTCATCTTTCTTTAATATTTTTTCCCTGGTCTTTGCCAGTACATCGTCCTTTGGAAACTCACGCAAGAGATCCCTTAACTCGATTTTCGCTGCTTTTTCACCATAATTTAATGTGCAAAATTCCATATACACGGCCATCCAATTTTCTTTTTTCCTTTGGTCAATTACATGCTTCGATATTCTTTTCCACACTTCAATGATTTTCCCTTTTGATTGAGGGAGGACCCAGCCGAATAGATATTCAAGATCAGGATATTTGCATGCTAGGCGCAGTGCTCTATCTACCGCATCTGGCTTTATTAAATGATTAATGTAACCCAAGCTAATTTCTAATATATCCTCCTTTGAACCGCACAACTTTGCAAGTTGATCAATCAATTCCTCAGCGTCACTATAATTTTTCTGTTTAGCAAAGAACCTCAATACATAGTCATAAATTCGCTTACATGCCTCCATCCCCAGTTGATCAATTCCATTCCAAACTGCTGTGCAGATTGCAAATAAATACTTACTTATTTCTACTGCATTGATTGGCGTTCGCCTGTGTATTTTACTTTTTGAAGAGCCAATTGGTTGAAGTGTGTGAGCTAGGTCCAATTCACCTGGCACTCCAACATTGTAAGGATTAACTTTTTCTTTACCAACATAAATTATTCCATCAGAAGTTCTATCCAACCACTTCATCTCTTCTAAATCATTTAGAGCGGCTTTGAATGTATCGCTGTCTGCATCAGGGAATAGGCTGCCAAATATGCCATGTAATATGTCGGAGGATATCTCAAATATTTTTACTTGATGAAAAATCGATAGAAGTTTTAATATGGCTGATTCATGAATCCTATCCTCATTTAATAGATCCATAAACCTAAAATTCCAGAATTCATTCAACATTTCCTGAGCTTCTTGGGTTTTAGGAATTCTCTCCCTATTAATACAAAAATCGACAAGATTCTTAACCGTTATCTTTTGCTCCAAAGCCCACTGCACGTACAAATCCCGCTCTTCACTGTCTAGCTTAATTCTGATTGAATCAAACAGGTTACTGACTAGTTGAGGGTGAAACAATTGAAGCTCATCATGCAAATCCAATATCTCGAATTTATTATCTGAAAAGTATCTTCCATATTCATCTTCCACTTTTGCTCTTTTTTCATGAGAATAGGTGACAATCTTGTTTATCCTTAATTTATTGATCCTTTTTGATTCTTTATCAGAGTTTGTTCTCCTTTTTGAATCCAGGTAATTTGTCAGTGCTTCCAACTTGCCAATTGAAGATTGGTTATAAGACGTTCCCAAGTCTTTGTCGATATCTTTTAGAATTATTACGTATTCATCGGGAATGTCCTTTAAAAACAATTTCATCAGCTCATTGTCCTGATCGGTAAGTCTCTGAATGTAGATTATTGTAGCTTCCTTGAAATGATCTTTTATGAACTGGTAAATAGCACTCCTGCATCCCATGCCACTATTTCCAATGATCTCAATATTAGGTGGTACAAAAAGAGTCCCAAAACCTTGTCTCCCTGAAATATAGCGTTTCACTTTTACTTTTTCAAACTCCTCAGCTGATAAATCCGTTAAAAAGAGATCTTCTAGAATCGGCTGGTTGTTCCCTTTAAAAATCCGGATGTCACTTTTCCTTGATAAATATTGGCTCCACACCCAGGGATTTCTGCTTAATAAAGCTATTAGTGAATCGTTATCCAGGAACAGTACTCCCTTCAGTTCCAGATCTTTCAGCACCTTTTTTAGAACTTTTATCGCTTGAGCTTCGTCGAAAGTATCACTTGAACATAGAACAATCCAATCCGGCTTATGTCGAACAATCATCGCCCTGTGAAGTTTAATCTCAAATTGGAGGGCTTCTAGAAATTCCTCTTGAGAATTACTCTTTGGAACAACCACAAAACAGAACCTTCCTTTCCTCCCCTTTAGTGACCCATCATAGAAACGAATTCCCACTTCCTTTTTTGAGGTAATTCCTTTCAGCTCTTTAGTTTCATTGAATTCCTCTAATAGCGGAAATAAAACATCTAACGATTTATTCTCCCAATTCTGAAGTTTTTTAACGCAGTCCGTTTCCTCTATCCATGGAAGACATGTCACTGGAAACTTGTTCACTTCAATTCCAGATTCCTGGTCCATTACCATATTAGTGATTGCTTCACCCCTAACCTCGTCCTTCAGTGTATATTTTTCGGCGAAACTCCTCTCCAGCATGATCACGAGGAAGTTTTCTTCAACAACCTTTTCAGAAATCTGGACATACCCCATCCATGGCATCTCTCCATCCAGCTTTATTGTTGCCCCTTTGATCATCTTTCCGCTTATATCGTCTTGCTTTCCCTTGAAAGCTCTCAGGTCTATACTTCCATTCTGCTCCCAATATTTCAAAAGCTCAATGGATGTCAGGTTCTTATCAGACGGATCGATATTGCCCTTCATCCCATTAACTTTATTATAGAGCTTATTGAAATTATTTCTAACTGTTTCATGAAGCCATTTGATGGGGTAATTATTGAATCTATTTTCATCCCATTCTTTTTTTGGTTTTTTTTGTGGTTTTGACAGGTTAGATTTTGTCCAATATTTCAAATTTTTACTTGAATACCAGATACCATTAGCCTTTTCAAATATGCCTCCAATTATCCGATCCTCAACTTTTTTATCTTTCTCTGAAAATCTAGCATTTTTTAGGATAGTAATATTCTCCGTGATCATTGCCAACATTTCGGGGAGCCAGTGTTTTCTGTATCCCATGCGCTGATTGGTTCCGGGGAAAAATCTATTCCTGATATCCTGATTGCAGGCCACCATCCAGTGGATAATGATGTATTTTCTAAATTGCTCCGGAGTATAGTTCATATTGCTTTTTTAACAAGTCTCTGATTCATGTTGATGAAATTAATACCCCATGTCATGGAATCAAAATAGAGCATTTCGATAAAAGAATCAAGGTACATTTCGTTTCCCTTTCCAGGAAAGCTCTTTCCAGGTTACAGATCTTTAAAATCAGCTCGTAAAAGTGAGGTCCCAGTTCTTCTTTTGGGACAACTGATCGGGCCTCAAATCATCAAAGTATTGCATGGTGAGTACTGCTTTAAAAGGAGATGCCATGCACTATCAACTCAGATTCGAGAAACTCCAGCAGCGAAGTAAGCTCAATTCCTTTGTAGAACAAATTTTCCTGATCCGGGCTCCTCCCTCTTCCACTCAAAAGCAACCATTCCATCACTTAGAACTAACCACTTTGAAGAGGAGGAACCATGGCCAATGTAATTTCATCCACAGGTCAGCCCCTGATCATTGATGCCGATTCCAGCACTGCCGGAGAGATAAACAGTCAGCTCCCGGCTAGGTTCAATAAAGGCATGATGTTCAGGCAAAATCAGGACGGAAGCGTTACCCAGCTTCGCAATAAGGATAGGGTTAATGATGACGATGTTGTCGTCATTACTCCATCCCATCAGGCGGGGTCCACTTCCCATTGATCAATCCATACGCAGGGGCGGAAATCCGCCCCTGTTTCATTATCTGGAGGAACTATGTCTGCTTTTAACCTTGGTAACGAAATTAACAAGCTGGTTTCAAGAGGTTTCGCTATCAAATTTTTTCAGCAAGATCTCATCTTGATTGTGGAGAATCTCGATCTGCCAAGATGCGGCGATTGGAGGTATAAAAACGCCCAGCGAAGATTGGATACGCAAATCCTGATTCCGTTTCCCCCTTACACTTCCCATCAGCGGGTCGGCTTTGGGTCTTCTCACCCTGAGTACGCCATTCACACTGGTCCTCTCTATGTGAACGGGCAGAAACTCAACCATTTGCATGAGTGCGGCTGCACGTTCGGCCAAAAAGGGTGGCACTGGCTCTGTTTCGAAGCGCTCGACTGGGACCACCGAAGAGGGGATGGACTATTGGAGCTTATGGGGCTTCTTGAGATAACCATCGCCGACAGAATTCCAACCTAAAGAGAGGTGAAATATGTCCTATTCATTTGTCATTCAAAAAGATCATTTTGAGATTCTCAAAGAGCTTGGCCAGAAAGAAGCGCCCAATGAAGTCGGCGCCTTTCTGCTTGCTCAGAAAATTGACTCACGCTTAAGCACAAGATTGGTGGCAAGAGAACTTGTCCTTTTCGAACCAGATGAACTTGAGCAGTCCAGTTTTCTTTGCGCGCCAACCCCCAAAGCCCTCTCCCGATTCTTAACCAAATTCAAAAGATCAGGCCTTCATAGGAACGAATACGTTGTAGTCTATGTCCACACGCACCCATTTGCGAAAGGTACTACCCGATTTTCGTCAATTGATCACTCCTCCATGAGTTCCGACAGGACGACTGTTTATGATCCTCATTTTGGAGACATGAAATCTGCCTGGCTGGTATTTAACTCTCATTTCAACTCGTTTGACGGTCGGCTGATTGAAAGGGGGGGGCACATTACACATAATATTGACCAGATCATCATTATCGGGAAACATCTTGAACGCCTGTATCGCAATCCTCTAAAGAAATCCAAAGAGCTCAACGACGAAAAGAAATTCAGCAGGATGTCTATAATCCCTGGGATTGATTTGGACAAGTACAGAAACTGGAACATTGGCCTTGTTGGACTTGGGGGCAACGGCGCGTCCTGTCTTGAATCCATTGTCATGATGGGCGTTGGGGATGGCGGAAATCTTGTACTTGTGGACCATGACTCCATAGAAGTTTCCAATCTTTCCAGGATTCCCTACACATCGGATGTCCACCTGGGAATGCCAAAAGTACAAGTTGCGAAAAAGTATCTTCGCGAGATCCAGCCGGGTCGAAAATGCACAGCCCTGAAAAACAGAGTATGGGACGCGGAGGCTCAGGAATATTTAAAAGGAGTTGATCTACTATTCATCAATTCCGACAATGACCTTTGCCGTTACTACGCTAGTTACTTCAGCAGCCTCTATTCGATTCCCCTGATGGATGCAGGCGCTGGTGTCATTTCTCATCAGGGGGAACTTTCCTCCATTGGCGGACAGGTACGCGTTCAAATTCCAGGCGTCACCCCTTGCCTGATGTGCAACATGGGGCTTGACCTCTCTCGAGTGGAAGCAGCTCTTCCGTGGAAAAAGGATGAACTGTCTGTTGAAGTTAGAAGAGAGCTTGCCAATGAAGGCTATTTTTCAGAAGAACTCCAAGGTCCCTCACCATCGGTTTTCTATCTCAACCAGATGTGCGCTTCTCTCACTTCCGTGATGACTAGTCAACTACTCCAAAACGGCATTGTCCATCCTGGCGTCACGTTTGAGCTTCGGCCACCTTACATGATGACGGCGATCAATGTGGAATCTGAAGAAGGGTGTCCGATCTGCCATGACAGCACTCTTGCTTATGAAAACCCGAAGTTATTAACTCTTGAAAAGCTTTTCAACAGGGAGACGTTGAGCCATCCATTTCCCGTTGGGCCCAATGCCGAAAAGGAGCTGAAACAATGACTGACGATACTTATGACGAGAATCTGTTGACCGATGAGAACTTTGACGACGATTTAGCAGAATTGCTAAGAAGAGGAATCAAGCCGATTGGCCCTGGGGGCATTCCTCCCTGGCTTCGGGAGGACTATGATCCGGAAACTGATCAGTTACGGGAACCAGATCCTAACATCCCCAGGCCTGGATGTGGAGCTCCAGGAAATTCGCAGGAATAGAGCCCATCTTCCAGATAAACCATATCCCTATGAGGAGGAACCATGTATACGAGAATCGCTAAAGTCTTTACGCATTCAATCATCATCATGGCGGCGCTGAACTTATTGGACATTGTGAACAGATACAACCATTTTCCCCTGCTATCCAAATTGCTGGGGGCCGTGGATCATTTTCAATTCTTCACCTTATCCATTGTTCTTGCCTGCGTCATGAACGGACAGAAAGTCCTGATGCTTCTGAGTGTGTGCATGATTTTATTGATGACCTTCAGCACACCCAGATTCAACATCCTGCAGGTTGTTTTTCCCACAGCTGCAGGGATCGTGATCGGCAACGTCATCCACTCCCTTATGAAGGAGAACAGAAGACATGCCGACAAACTGGGATCTGAGGAGGATTGAGCAATGACCTCCAATGATCCCAGGGATGATGAGAGTGTAAATCCATACCTGGATCTTGAAGAGGATCGTCAAGACCAACGCTCTCTAGTGGAAACTGTTGAAGAGGAGAGGGTAGTAGTGGTTGACCAGAGCGGGATAGAACAGATATTGGGCGTCCAATATCAGTACATCGTGATTGATCCAATGACCGGGCAGCGCCGTTTGGTGAAAACAAAGAGATTACTCAGAAGCGGGGATGGACGTCTCATTCATCAGCCGGATAGTGAGGTTTTGTATGACTGCGCCCGCTGCTCAAGACGCACCCTCACCGCATCCTCGGTGCGATTCTGCTCTGAGTGTCAGTCTGTTGTCTGCCTGGACTGCGCGAAATCCATTCAGGATCCAGACGAGACGTTACATCTTTGCGGGACGTGCTTTCAAAAAACAAGAGGGAAAAGAATCCTATCCAAATTGAGGAGGTTCATCGAATGGGTAACCACTATCGAGAGGTGAATCCGTGTGCACCCGCGATATCTCCCAAAGAGAGGGAAGAGTTTCTTGACTTCCTTGAACGGTTCAGACTTGCCGAGCATGATCCTGGCCTGGCTGTGTTGCTGCAATCCATTGATTTTGAATCGCCTTCCCACCTTGATCTTCAGACCTGGGAATTGTTCAAAGGAAAAGTCAGCAACTTTCAAGCCTATCATCATCAATTCCCTTTCATCTCTGTTCCGAACGGTCATTTCAACCACGGCTGCGTATCGGTAGCCTATCTTCATTCCACCAAACATCCCATCAAAAGGAATCTGGATCTTTTCACGGGACATATCGTGATTTCAGGCGCGACTAATTCCGGGAAGACTTCTTTTTCGCAAAACCTCCTCCAGCAGCTCATTCCGATTGACGCGCTCCACATGATGGTGTTTGATCCCAAAGATGATTACAGATTCTTGGCTTATCACGATCCGGACTGTCTGATTATCACGCCTGAATCTCTTTTCAACCTGATGCAAAAACCATCCTACTTAAGCTTGAATGACCACATCTTTCTTTTCATCAACTGCTTTCGAAAAACCTTTTATGGCGCTGAACTTGTTACCCAGGTGCTCCACGAAGCCCTGAATAAAGCATACAGCCAAAAAACCCACCCCACGATTCACGATCTAATAGAGATCGTTGATTCTTTATACACAAAGAGTGATACCTACGCTAGGCGGGAC encodes:
- a CDS encoding ThiF family adenylyltransferase, encoding MSYSFVIQKDHFEILKELGQKEAPNEVGAFLLAQKIDSRLSTRLVARELVLFEPDELEQSSFLCAPTPKALSRFLTKFKRSGLHRNEYVVVYVHTHPFAKGTTRFSSIDHSSMSSDRTTVYDPHFGDMKSAWLVFNSHFNSFDGRLIERGGHITHNIDQIIIIGKHLERLYRNPLKKSKELNDEKKFSRMSIIPGIDLDKYRNWNIGLVGLGGNGASCLESIVMMGVGDGGNLVLVDHDSIEVSNLSRIPYTSDVHLGMPKVQVAKKYLREIQPGRKCTALKNRVWDAEAQEYLKGVDLLFINSDNDLCRYYASYFSSLYSIPLMDAGAGVISHQGELSSIGGQVRVQIPGVTPCLMCNMGLDLSRVEAALPWKKDELSVEVRRELANEGYFSEELQGPSPSVFYLNQMCASLTSVMTSQLLQNGIVHPGVTFELRPPYMMTAINVESEEGCPICHDSTLAYENPKLLTLEKLFNRETLSHPFPVGPNAEKELKQ